One Deltaproteobacteria bacterium genomic region harbors:
- a CDS encoding ABC transporter substrate-binding protein, protein MTSTTVLAAPKKYGYVPPTFPRDPAEVNQFAEHIVLGQILEPMVDTDKLGNVTPGLAESWTFEDKGLTIRFKIRKDRTFSNGRKLESKDIKYTIERVISKKSQSSNFIASISSVESPSADVLVLKLKEPNVSILKALSRDQLGIVPQGWSFDKNSTEPIIGSGPYRLLKRGDKWNLEANERYPQASAISIKEWQLVFFADGDLNVPTGTLPDYVPGATLSTKTGMQKIAGFERLKSISQISYAQTSAWWHPHGTHFSSPDVRNRAMGMIETILDKGCKKLDLDRATGVIPKGVAGHLTVTHPPEVHSKKLPKGETLRLAFVGATFDDFLKANDVQSVAKEFGFQIEIVKISPAEMGKVAEKKPDVIFAGWAGGFNDPEGFIALLPTFLGKDFPSYIGPNLAEKYKRARQEENWTARSELFQQINEQLRREQFMVPGWRIPFFIIGQPKMISEEATYRYTPRLHAVKEM, encoded by the coding sequence ATGACATCAACAACAGTCCTGGCTGCGCCAAAAAAATACGGGTATGTGCCACCGACATTTCCTCGCGACCCTGCCGAGGTTAACCAGTTCGCAGAACACATCGTTCTTGGTCAAATTCTCGAACCAATGGTTGATACTGACAAACTTGGTAATGTCACACCAGGGTTGGCCGAAAGCTGGACGTTTGAAGACAAGGGTCTGACAATTCGATTTAAAATTCGAAAGGATCGCACTTTTTCAAATGGGCGAAAGCTTGAATCAAAAGACATCAAATACACGATTGAGAGAGTCATTTCTAAAAAATCTCAGTCGAGTAATTTTATCGCGAGTATTTCATCAGTGGAAAGTCCGTCTGCTGACGTACTGGTATTGAAGCTAAAAGAACCAAACGTCTCAATTCTTAAGGCTCTCAGTCGAGATCAATTGGGAATTGTGCCGCAGGGATGGAGCTTCGACAAAAATTCAACCGAGCCCATCATCGGTTCTGGACCCTATCGACTACTCAAACGGGGGGATAAGTGGAACTTGGAGGCTAATGAAAGGTATCCGCAAGCATCGGCGATCAGTATAAAGGAATGGCAACTTGTCTTTTTTGCGGACGGTGATCTCAATGTTCCAACAGGAACTCTTCCCGATTATGTGCCTGGGGCTACACTTTCGACAAAAACTGGAATGCAGAAGATCGCGGGATTTGAAAGGCTCAAATCAATCAGTCAGATTAGCTACGCTCAGACATCGGCATGGTGGCATCCACATGGTACTCACTTTAGTTCTCCTGATGTACGCAACAGAGCCATGGGGATGATTGAAACCATCTTGGACAAAGGCTGTAAGAAGTTAGACTTGGATAGAGCGACCGGCGTTATTCCCAAAGGAGTAGCCGGCCATTTGACGGTAACTCATCCCCCGGAAGTACACAGCAAGAAGTTGCCGAAAGGCGAGACCTTGCGTTTAGCTTTTGTCGGCGCAACATTTGACGACTTTTTGAAAGCCAATGATGTTCAGTCAGTAGCTAAAGAATTCGGTTTTCAAATCGAGATTGTGAAGATTTCTCCAGCGGAAATGGGAAAAGTAGCAGAGAAAAAGCCAGATGTTATTTTTGCTGGCTGGGCTGGCGGGTTCAATGATCCAGAAGGATTCATTGCACTCTTGCCTACCTTTCTTGGAAAGGACTTTCCAAGCTATATCGGACCAAACTTGGCTGAAAAATACAAACGAGCAAGGCAAGAAGAAAACTGGACTGCTCGAAGTGAATTGTTTCAACAAATCAATGAACAGCTTCGAAGAGAGCAGTTCATGGTTCCTGGATGGCGCATTCCATTCTTCATTATCGGTCAACCAAAGATGATTTCCGAAGAGGCAACGTATCGCTATACTCCTCGGCTTCATGCAGTTAAGGAGATGTAA
- a CDS encoding HAMP domain-containing histidine kinase — MESQRLTFETFAAVIRQPLIQGSLIEARIRAEALASNSQIGCIEITSPSETIKTCNKSNAGKNTGLNRMDTDLYFSEDKSNLMGHLTIVFDNSDLLANTWKNLGKNVTGFVILTIALFLVLSVGFARIRKELNELMKILASPSDNPQKMPVFKISEFLSLGSNLSHQFEVSKAAAKAKAALDVARHVAHDIRSPVVSLQMALHAAQSQLDTQTKSALNNSAQRISDIANDLLTNHTPANRVSEARPPVQQLPMSVSLALNEMIDEKALLCKGTSKIEVIGILENEDTLIEMRISDFKRVISNLIDNSIQAMPNGGRIQVVYSRKNAECCISVKDNGVGMSAEVVRDILEKGGTYGKPGGKGIGFQWAKQKIEQGNGRILVSSEKGLGTDVKVILPAFADLSQKNSPEVRLSLVTKEA, encoded by the coding sequence ATGGAGAGTCAACGCCTGACGTTTGAGACCTTTGCGGCGGTAATAAGACAACCTTTGATTCAAGGTAGCCTTATCGAAGCGAGAATTCGTGCCGAAGCCCTCGCAAGCAATTCGCAAATTGGTTGTATTGAGATCACTTCCCCCTCAGAGACGATCAAAACATGCAACAAAAGTAATGCCGGTAAGAACACGGGCCTCAATCGAATGGATACGGATTTATACTTCTCCGAAGATAAATCAAATCTCATGGGCCATTTGACTATTGTTTTCGATAATTCGGACTTGTTGGCAAACACATGGAAAAATCTGGGAAAAAATGTAACTGGGTTTGTGATACTCACTATTGCGCTATTTTTGGTTCTTTCGGTAGGCTTTGCGCGTATTCGAAAAGAATTAAATGAGTTGATGAAAATCTTGGCCTCGCCGAGCGACAATCCACAAAAGATGCCAGTTTTTAAAATCAGCGAATTTCTTTCCTTGGGAAGCAACTTAAGTCATCAGTTTGAAGTGTCCAAGGCAGCAGCGAAAGCAAAGGCTGCACTTGATGTTGCTAGGCATGTTGCGCACGATATTCGTTCACCTGTAGTTAGCCTGCAAATGGCGCTTCATGCAGCACAGAGTCAGCTCGATACTCAAACTAAGAGCGCATTGAACAATTCAGCCCAACGAATCAGTGACATTGCAAACGACCTTCTTACCAATCACACACCAGCGAATAGAGTCAGTGAGGCAAGACCCCCAGTACAACAACTTCCAATGTCGGTTAGTCTCGCTCTCAATGAAATGATTGATGAAAAAGCTCTTCTTTGTAAGGGCACATCGAAAATTGAAGTTATTGGTATTTTGGAAAATGAAGACACTCTTATTGAAATGCGTATCAGTGATTTCAAACGAGTCATCTCAAACCTTATCGACAACTCAATTCAGGCGATGCCGAACGGTGGAAGAATTCAGGTCGTCTATTCTAGGAAAAATGCAGAATGTTGCATCTCAGTCAAAGACAATGGCGTCGGAATGTCGGCAGAAGTTGTTAGAGACATTCTGGAAAAAGGCGGTACTTACGGAAAACCCGGTGGAAAAGGTATCGGATTTCAATGGGCTAAACAGAAGATTGAACAAGGAAATGGCCGTATTTTAGTTTCTTCAGAAAAGGGGCTCGGAACGGACGTAAAGGTTATTTTGCCCGCTTTCGCAGATTTGTCGCAAAAGAATTCACCAGAGGTACGATTAAGTTTGGTTACTAAGGAAGCGTAA
- a CDS encoding sigma-54-dependent Fis family transcriptional regulator, protein METPRVIFVDDESCFQQGLQLSLKTVFGSEPSFKAEFYSHPEDALAAIRANPFNVFLVFMDHHFREGSEKVTLGADFIKPIKRINSYIEIVMMSADTSPESLRLWLKNGADKFIYKEFSEQHEKLQIFITEALTKFRSKFNCFLGQRRNQLSQVPDALKKIDVVSINATMKASAELVLQSAASDLSVLIIGETGTGKELIARAVHQNSKRREKQFRTIDCTQFKKSELIASELFGSERGAFTGAESKVGLLELANGGTVFLDEVHHLGPEAQAMLLRFIQERKIRRVGGNVEKFVDVRLVFAAKPMLKDLVASDDFLADLMYRMKEIKIDLPRLIERPEDIEVLCEFFLHKHTPKTESTIRKQFHPDTFDLLRCYSWPGNVRELENLIKRISVLVEGHIVLPEHIERFGELDSTAMPDNSLNAFESMIDMQVRHENEARALILKTYQICDQNLSETARKLGIARTSLRSQCQALGIWESMDAVTKKHASEDKKDLKRRVDSSLRSLLSRVVEVS, encoded by the coding sequence ATGGAAACACCAAGAGTTATTTTTGTTGACGACGAAAGTTGCTTTCAACAGGGATTGCAATTGTCTCTGAAGACCGTGTTTGGCTCAGAGCCATCGTTCAAAGCTGAATTCTACTCCCACCCCGAAGACGCTCTAGCCGCTATCAGAGCAAATCCGTTCAATGTCTTTCTTGTATTCATGGACCATCATTTTCGAGAAGGGTCGGAGAAAGTGACATTAGGGGCTGACTTCATCAAGCCTATTAAACGTATCAATTCATACATTGAAATTGTCATGATGTCGGCAGACACCAGCCCAGAGAGCTTGAGATTGTGGCTCAAGAACGGAGCGGATAAATTCATTTACAAAGAGTTCTCTGAACAGCATGAAAAGCTCCAAATTTTTATTACCGAAGCGCTTACGAAGTTTCGGTCAAAGTTTAACTGTTTTCTCGGCCAGCGTAGAAATCAACTCTCCCAAGTTCCCGATGCTTTAAAAAAGATAGATGTCGTTTCAATAAATGCTACTATGAAAGCTTCGGCGGAATTGGTCCTTCAGTCTGCCGCATCTGACCTTTCCGTACTTATTATTGGGGAAACAGGCACCGGCAAGGAACTGATTGCACGAGCCGTTCACCAGAATTCAAAGAGACGCGAAAAGCAATTTAGAACAATTGATTGTACTCAGTTTAAGAAATCTGAACTAATCGCGAGTGAATTATTCGGTAGCGAGCGAGGAGCTTTCACTGGTGCTGAATCAAAGGTGGGGTTGCTTGAATTAGCAAATGGTGGAACGGTATTTCTTGATGAAGTTCATCACTTGGGTCCCGAAGCTCAGGCTATGCTCTTAAGGTTTATCCAAGAAAGAAAAATTCGACGAGTGGGTGGCAACGTAGAAAAATTTGTGGACGTTCGATTGGTTTTTGCCGCTAAACCTATGTTGAAAGATCTGGTCGCGAGTGACGACTTTTTGGCCGATCTAATGTACCGAATGAAAGAAATCAAAATTGATCTTCCAAGGCTGATCGAACGCCCCGAAGATATTGAGGTGCTTTGTGAGTTTTTCCTCCACAAGCACACCCCAAAAACTGAATCAACGATTCGAAAGCAGTTTCATCCCGATACGTTTGACTTGCTTCGTTGCTACTCGTGGCCTGGGAATGTGCGTGAACTAGAAAATTTAATTAAGCGTATCTCGGTGCTGGTGGAAGGTCACATTGTGCTTCCAGAGCATATTGAAAGATTCGGGGAGCTAGACTCTACGGCGATGCCCGATAATTCATTGAATGCTTTTGAGTCTATGATTGATATGCAGGTCCGACATGAAAATGAAGCCAGAGCATTGATTCTCAAAACCTATCAGATTTGTGATCAAAATCTGTCGGAGACCGCTCGTAAGCTTGGTATTGCCAGAACTTCTCTTCGTAGCCAATGCCAGGCCCTTGGCATTTGGGAGAGCATGGATGCAGTGACCAAAAAACATGCCTCTGAAGACAAGAAGGATCTAAAGCGACGAGTTGATAGCTCACTTCGCTCTCTTCTCAGTCGCGTTGTTGAAGTCTCATAA